The Nocardioides ochotonae genome segment GGCCCGTGACGCTGCTCCGCTCGCCGAGGGCGAGGTCGGCCCCCGGCAGCCCTGCCCCTGTGGCTCGGGCAAGCGCTACAAGGCCTGCCACGGCGCGGCCGGTGGCGCCGCGACGCCGTTCGTCGCCCGTCCCTTCGAGGGCCTGCCCGGCGAGTGCGACCTGGTCGCGCTGCGCGAGCTGGTCCCCGCCGCGACCGCCCCGCTGACCCTCAAGGACTCCGACCGCCCGGTCCGGCTGTGCACGCTGCTGCCGATGGCGGCGCCGGCGATGGTCCGCGACAGCGGCGAGATCTGGCTGGGCCTGCAGGTCCAGCACTCCTTCGGCGACCCCTCGCGCGACCTGGGCGCCGTGCTGCTCGCCGCGCTCGACGCCGAGCCCGGCATCGTCGGCCTGACCTCCGACCCGGGCCCCGGCCCGCGCCTGCAGGACCTGATCTCCAACGACACCCTCGAGGTCACCGTCCACGAGGGCTTCGACTACTGGGTCTCCGACGTCGAGGACACCTCCGGCATGGAGGCCGCGCTGCAGCAGGCCAACGAGTCGGTGAACCCGACGCTGCGCCTGGCGTCGGTCGAGGCGGCGTACTGGACCAACGTCGGGCCCAAGGAGCACCTGCGCTGGGTGATGCCCGAGCCCGAGGACCAGCTGCTCGACGCCCTCGCCCGCCTGCACGCCGCCGGCCGCGACGTGCTCGTGCCCGGCTCGCGCCTGGTCGGCATGTTCCGCGCCCACGGCCTGCTCGCCCCGGTGTGGGACCTCGAGGTCGGCACCGGCGCCGAGGCGCTGGAGGACCCGGCCGCTGAGTTCCGCGCCGCCCTTGACGAGGCGCTCGCCGACACCTCCGAGCTGACCACCGAGCAGCGCGCCGCCCGCTCCGGACTGGCAAACCGTCAGGTCACCATCCGCTAGTCGTCCGCGCGGGGCCACGGGGTAGGCGACGTCACCCCAAGTAGTTGACCACTCATCTTGCTCCGCTGTGTACGGATAAGTAACGTAGGAGTGGACCCGGCCGGTCTGCCCCCCGTCAGCACCGGTCGGGTCCTTCCACGTCCAGGGTCGGTACGCCGGCCTCCTCACGCGCCGCGCAGCACCCAGGCCCCCAGCCGCGGGTGGTCCTTCACCGAGGCGCGGCGCAGCCGCTGGAGTGCGTACGCCGCCGGCGCGGGCACCACCTCCGGGCCCGCCCCGCGATCCCGCGATCCGCGGCGAGCGCGTCGTGGACCCCGGCGTGCACCAGCACCGTCCCCGGCCGGGCCAGCGAGGTCAGCCGGGACGGGGTCGCTCATCGCAGCCGCGCGGCCGCCACGGCGTCGATCTCGTCGCGGAACCTCGGCAGGTCCCTGCGCAGCTGCTGCACCGCCTCGGTGGTCAGGTGGATCAGCTCCAGCGGCGTCAGCGCCACGACCGTGGCCGAGCGCAGCTGGTGCCCGACGATCGCGCTCTCCCCGACGATGTCGCCGGGGCCGAGCCGGGCGATCTCCTCGCCCTGGCGGCGTACCGAGACCGTGCCGGCGAGCAGGATGTAGGCCTTGTCGGCCGGGGTCTGCTCCCAGATCGGCGACCAGCCGGCGGGGAGCGTGAGGTGGGTCCCGGCGGCGCTGATCCGGGCCACCTCGTGGGGCGTGAACGCGTCGAAGAACGTGGCAGTCATGCGAACCTTCCGGTGCGGTCGTACGGCGTGCCTCCCCGCGCCGGATCCTCGCGGAGCCGGGCGCGGGTGTCCAGGGTGCGTACCGAACCGTGAACCGCTCAGTCGGTCGGGAGCGGGTCGCGGGCGACCGGGCAGCTCATGCAGCGCGGGCCGCCGCGACCGGAGCCGAGCTCGGACCCGGCGATGCGGACCACCTCGATGCCGGCCGCCTCGAGACGGTCGTTGGTGACGACGTTGCGCTCGTAGGCGACCGCGACCCGGGGCGCGATGGCGAGGGTGTTGTTGCCGTCGTCCCACTGCTCGCGCTCCGCGGTGACCGGGTCCAGGCCGGTGTCGATGCGGTGCAGGGTGTCGATCCCCATCGCCTTCGCCGCGGCGACCATGAACGGCTCGGCCGGCGCGACGTGCAGCACCAGGTCCGCCTCGTGCTCGGCGGGCTCGGCGAGGGTGACCGCGTGGGCGCGCAGCGAGTCGGCGATGTTGGGGTACATCACGATCTTGTCGACGTCGACCATCGTGCAGACGGTGTCCAGGTGCATGGTGGCCCGTTCCTGGGCGATCGGCACCGCGAGCACGGTGGTGGCCAGTCGGGCGTGGAAGACCTGGCGGGCGAACCGCTCGACGCCGGCCGGCGTCGTACGCTCGCCGACGCCGACGGCGATCACGCCCGGCGCGAGCAGCAGCACGTCGCCGCCCTCGACGTGCTCGTGCTGCCAGCCGTGCACCGTCTGCGTGCCCGCGAAGCGCGGGTGGTGGGTGTAGACGAGCTCGGTGAGCTGGGTCTCCCGCGCCCGGGCCGGCATCGCCAGCGAGGTCACCGCGACCCGGTCGCGCACCCACACGCTGGAGTCGCGGGTGAACAGCAGGTTGGGCAGCGGGTCGATGAGGAAGTCGTCGTGGGCCAGCAGGCTGGTGACCAGCCCGAAGCCCCCGCGCACCTCGTCGTTGCGGATGCCGGCGGTGAGGTGCGCGGTGAGCTCGGCGGGTGAGGCGTCGCGCAGGTACGCCGCAAGGTGGGCGCGCAGCGTGTCGCCGAGGTGCCGCCCGTCGAGCGCGGTGGTGATCGCGCGGTGGCGGGCCTCCTCGCCGGCCAGCGCCTCGGTCAGCAGCGTGGTGAGGTGCAGGACCTCGACCCCGCGGCTTCGCAGTGCCTCGGCGAAGGCGTCGTGCTCCTCCTGCGCGCGGCCCACCCACGGGATGCCGTCGAAGAGCAGTCGGTCGTTGTTGCGCGGGGTGAGCCGCTGGAGCTCGGGGCCGGGCCGGTGCAGCACGACCGTGCGCAACCGCCCGACCTCGCTGTCGGCGCCGTGCGGGGCGCGGGTCGCGCGGGATGCCGGGTCCTCGGGGTGCGCTGCCGTGGCTGCCATGCGGCGACCCTAGTCACCGCCCGGTCGCGGGCACCGGTGTCAGGCGCGGGTGTCAGGCGCGGAACGGGTCCGCGGGATAGACACCGAGCACGCGGACGTCGGTGGTGAAGAACTCCAGCTCCTCGAGCGCGCGCTTGAGGCCGGGCTCGTCGGGGTGGCCGTCGACCTCGCAGAGGAACTGCGTGGCGGTGAACTGCCCGCCGACCATGTAGCTCTCCAGCTTGGTCATGTTCACGCCGTTGGTGGCGAACCCGCCGAGCGCCTTGTAGAGCGCGGCGGGGATGTTGCGGACGTTGAAGACGAAGCTGGTGACGACCGGCCCGTTGCCGGCCGGGGCGCGCACGAAGTCGGGGGAGAGCACCACGAAGCGGGTGGTGTTGTGGTCCTCGTCCTCGATGTCCTCGGCGAGCACGTCGAGGCCGTAGATCGGGGCGGCCATCGGCGGCGAGATCGCGGCCTGGGTCGGGTCGCCGGCCTCGACGATCTCGCGGGCGGCGCCGGCGGTGTCACCCGAGATCACCGGGGTCAGGCCGTGCTCGCGGATGATCTTGCGGCACTGGCCGAGCGCGTGCACGTGGCTGTGCACGGTGCGGACCTGGTCCAGGGAGGTGCCGGGCAGCGCCATCAGGTGGAAGCGGATCCGCAGGAAGTGCTCGGCGATGATGTAGAGCCCCGACTCGGGCAGGAAGTGGTGGATGTCGGCCACCCGCCCGGCGATCGAGTTGTCGATCGGGATCATCGCCAGCTCGGCGTCCCCGGACGCGACCGCGGCGAACACGTCCTCGAACGAGGCACACGGGACCGTGTCCCAGTCGGGGTAGTGCTGCGCGCAGACGGCGTGCGAGTTGGAGCCGGGCTCGCCCTGGTAGGCGATGCGTCGAGGATCGGTCACCCGCACAGCCTAGGGTTTGGCCCGTGGTCCTCCTCGCCGTCATCTCGCTGCTCGTCGCCCTCGCCGCCTTGGCTCTCGCCGTCGTCTCGCTGCGCCGCGGACAGACCTCCGGTCAACGGCCCTCGGAGGAGGCACTGCCCGAGGACGTCCACGGGCTGCGCCAGGAGGTCGCCGCGCTGCGCGCCGAGACCCGAGACGCGCTGCGCCACCTCGCGGTGGTGCGCTACGACGCCTTCGGCGACATGGGCGGGCACCTCTCCTGGTCGCTCGCGCTGCTCGACGACTCCGGCCACGGCGTCGTGCTGACCTCGATCCACGGCCGCGCCGAGGCCCGCACCTACGCCAAGTCGGTCACCGCCTGGCGCTGCGAGCAGCAGCTCTCCCCCGAGGAGTCCGAAGCCATCGAGCACGCCCGCCCTCAGCGCTGACCGCTCCCGTTGAATCGAGACTTGTGCCCGTCGAGTCGAGACCTCTGACGCGTTGAGTCGAGAGCTCGTACGCCGCGGCGTACCGCCGCACGCCACGAGCACCGACTCGGGCAACCACAAGCCCCGACTCGGCGACGTGGTCAGGCGAGGAGGCCGAGGATCAGCATCACGACGGCCGCCACCGCGGCGAGGCCGGAGCCGCCGGCGCAGAGCAGCGCTCGGCGGGTGTGCGCGGCCTGCAGCTCGGCCTCCGAGCGAGTGGAGATCACCAGCGGCGCCGACGGGGAGTCGCGGACCGCGAGGCGGCCGTCGCGGTCGGTCGCCTCGCCCTGCACGAACAGCGGGGTGCCCGGGGTCAGGACCCACTCCTCGTACTCGTAGCCGAGCGTCTCCCGGCTGGCCGGCATGGCCAGCGAGAGCGAGCCGATGGTGATCGACGGGCCGCCGCGCCCGGTCTCGGGGCGGAACTCGTTGCGCACCTTGCGCGGGCGGTCCACCGCGGTCTCCGGCACCACGAGGACCTCGCCGTGCTCGTCGCGCAGCACGAAGGGCTCGCGGCTGCGGTTCTCGGTCACCACCTCGGTGCGGGTCTGCGTGCGGTGCTCGCCGCCGCTGGTACGGCGCCGCTCCTCGTAGCGCCGGCTGACCTTGTGGTGGTGCCACACGCACGGGGTCCCGGAGATCTCCGAGGTGAGCAGCCCCTGCGGTCCGGGGGCGGCCACGCCGCTCAGCTCGACCCGCTCGGCGTAGCTGCGGCTGCCGGCGGCGGCGCTCGCGGCGCCGGCCAGCGCCGTGAGCGTGGCGGTCGTGGAGGTCTCGGTGCCGCGCAGCCGCTGGCGGGCCCCGCGGGCCTCGTGGGCGAGGTAGCCCAACCCGACCGCGACGACCGCGGCGACGAGGGTGGCGATCAGGTAGGACGTCATCTCAGGCCTTCGGTCGCGGGACGGGACAGCGGGATGGGGGCAGCGCGCCCACCCTGCCCCAGCGGGGCGCCGCCTGTCCGGCGAGTCGAAGGCTTCTGTGGACGAACGCCCGATCAGCGCGGCACGCGCACCAGCAGCCGCCCGTGCACGCACTGCATCCGCAGCTCGCGACCCGCGCCGATCGAGTCGCCGTCGAGCTGCCGCGGA includes the following:
- a CDS encoding DUF4446 family protein yields the protein MVLLAVISLLVALAALALAVVSLRRGQTSGQRPSEEALPEDVHGLRQEVAALRAETRDALRHLAVVRYDAFGDMGGHLSWSLALLDDSGHGVVLTSIHGRAEARTYAKSVTAWRCEQQLSPEESEAIEHARPQR
- a CDS encoding GIDE domain-containing protein, which encodes MTSYLIATLVAAVVAVGLGYLAHEARGARQRLRGTETSTTATLTALAGAASAAAGSRSYAERVELSGVAAPGPQGLLTSEISGTPCVWHHHKVSRRYEERRRTSGGEHRTQTRTEVVTENRSREPFVLRDEHGEVLVVPETAVDRPRKVRNEFRPETGRGGPSITIGSLSLAMPASRETLGYEYEEWVLTPGTPLFVQGEATDRDGRLAVRDSPSAPLVISTRSEAELQAAHTRRALLCAGGSGLAAVAAVVMLILGLLA
- a CDS encoding DUF5926 family protein; the protein is MAKKSRTKARDAAPLAEGEVGPRQPCPCGSGKRYKACHGAAGGAATPFVARPFEGLPGECDLVALRELVPAATAPLTLKDSDRPVRLCTLLPMAAPAMVRDSGEIWLGLQVQHSFGDPSRDLGAVLLAALDAEPGIVGLTSDPGPGPRLQDLISNDTLEVTVHEGFDYWVSDVEDTSGMEAALQQANESVNPTLRLASVEAAYWTNVGPKEHLRWVMPEPEDQLLDALARLHAAGRDVLVPGSRLVGMFRAHGLLAPVWDLEVGTGAEALEDPAAEFRAALDEALADTSELTTEQRAARSGLANRQVTIR
- a CDS encoding Crp/Fnr family transcriptional regulator, whose product is MTATFFDAFTPHEVARISAAGTHLTLPAGWSPIWEQTPADKAYILLAGTVSVRRQGEEIARLGPGDIVGESAIVGHQLRSATVVALTPLELIHLTTEAVQQLRRDLPRFRDEIDAVAAARLR
- a CDS encoding prephenate dehydratase; this translates as MTDPRRIAYQGEPGSNSHAVCAQHYPDWDTVPCASFEDVFAAVASGDAELAMIPIDNSIAGRVADIHHFLPESGLYIIAEHFLRIRFHLMALPGTSLDQVRTVHSHVHALGQCRKIIREHGLTPVISGDTAGAAREIVEAGDPTQAAISPPMAAPIYGLDVLAEDIEDEDHNTTRFVVLSPDFVRAPAGNGPVVTSFVFNVRNIPAALYKALGGFATNGVNMTKLESYMVGGQFTATQFLCEVDGHPDEPGLKRALEELEFFTTDVRVLGVYPADPFRA
- a CDS encoding arginine deiminase, whose translation is MAATAAHPEDPASRATRAPHGADSEVGRLRTVVLHRPGPELQRLTPRNNDRLLFDGIPWVGRAQEEHDAFAEALRSRGVEVLHLTTLLTEALAGEEARHRAITTALDGRHLGDTLRAHLAAYLRDASPAELTAHLTAGIRNDEVRGGFGLVTSLLAHDDFLIDPLPNLLFTRDSSVWVRDRVAVTSLAMPARARETQLTELVYTHHPRFAGTQTVHGWQHEHVEGGDVLLLAPGVIAVGVGERTTPAGVERFARQVFHARLATTVLAVPIAQERATMHLDTVCTMVDVDKIVMYPNIADSLRAHAVTLAEPAEHEADLVLHVAPAEPFMVAAAKAMGIDTLHRIDTGLDPVTAEREQWDDGNNTLAIAPRVAVAYERNVVTNDRLEAAGIEVVRIAGSELGSGRGGPRCMSCPVARDPLPTD